A section of the Chryseobacterium scophthalmum genome encodes:
- a CDS encoding cupin domain-containing protein, whose amino-acid sequence MRYLQFITILSSCLLMLSTHNFKSQTQKTGGFEFKTLFEKGEKLNSENFTGTVYLKMLITNDKGNPVTVGNVTFEAGARTNWHLHPAGQILLVTDGTGYYQEKGQPKKIVRKGDVIKCLPNVEHWHGASIDSHFSHLAISNNDKGSVVWLLPVSDEVYHK is encoded by the coding sequence ATGAGATATTTACAGTTTATTACGATTTTAAGCAGTTGTTTATTGATGCTTTCAACTCATAATTTTAAATCTCAAACTCAAAAAACAGGTGGATTTGAATTCAAAACTCTTTTTGAAAAAGGTGAAAAGCTAAACAGCGAAAATTTCACAGGAACCGTTTATCTTAAAATGTTGATAACAAATGACAAGGGAAACCCTGTAACTGTAGGAAATGTCACTTTCGAAGCGGGAGCAAGAACCAATTGGCATTTACATCCTGCAGGTCAAATCCTTCTGGTTACTGATGGAACCGGATATTATCAGGAAAAAGGGCAACCAAAGAAAATTGTGCGAAAAGGCGATGTTATAAAATGTCTACCCAATGTAGAGCATTGGCATGGAGCAAGTATTGACAGCCATTTTTCTCATTTGGCAATTAGCAATAATGATAAAGGCTCGGTAGTTTGGTTACTTCCAGTAAGCGATGAGGTTTATCATAAATAA
- a CDS encoding alpha/beta hydrolase, protein MKKIIISITILTTAIINFGINAQTKNIDQTKKVKIKKIEIVTRNNPFGLVYDGAITENVSGKVNIHHVNYKLKGIDIAANVYTPANYDESKKYPAIVIAHPNGGVKEQTAGLYAQRLAEIGYITITADAAYQGASGGEPRHTDNPAYRTEDIHGMVDFISQYKGIDTNRIGALGICGGGGYTLKASQSDKRVKVVATLSMFNSGEVRRNGFQNSGSNTIQERLKQASDARAQEAAGGKIIYSGVASITDEEIEKTSTDLYREGYIYYYRTNAHPNSTFLYPTSNLLDLMTWDATANMDLIDQPLLMIVGSKADTKYMTDEAFPKATNAKSKELLIIDGATHIQTYWKPEYVNEAVAKLLEFYSKNL, encoded by the coding sequence ATGAAAAAAATAATAATTTCAATAACGATATTGACGACAGCTATAATAAACTTTGGTATTAATGCACAAACGAAAAATATTGACCAGACAAAAAAAGTGAAAATAAAAAAAATCGAAATAGTCACTCGCAATAACCCATTCGGTTTGGTTTATGATGGGGCAATTACAGAAAACGTATCAGGAAAAGTAAACATCCATCACGTAAATTATAAATTAAAAGGAATTGACATTGCTGCTAATGTTTATACTCCCGCAAATTATGATGAGTCAAAAAAATATCCGGCAATAGTTATTGCGCATCCCAATGGCGGTGTGAAAGAGCAGACTGCAGGTTTGTATGCACAGCGTTTAGCAGAGATAGGTTACATAACAATTACAGCTGATGCAGCTTATCAAGGAGCGAGTGGAGGAGAGCCGAGACATACCGATAATCCAGCGTACAGAACCGAAGATATTCATGGGATGGTAGATTTTATCAGCCAATATAAAGGTATTGATACAAATAGAATCGGTGCGCTTGGAATTTGTGGTGGTGGCGGTTACACTTTAAAAGCTTCACAGTCTGATAAGAGAGTAAAAGTTGTTGCTACTTTAAGCATGTTTAATTCTGGCGAAGTAAGACGCAATGGTTTTCAGAATTCGGGATCAAATACAATACAAGAACGTTTAAAACAAGCCTCTGATGCAAGAGCGCAAGAAGCTGCAGGCGGTAAGATCATCTATTCAGGAGTAGCAAGCATTACAGATGAAGAGATTGAAAAAACTTCAACAGACCTTTATCGTGAAGGTTATATTTATTACTATCGTACCAATGCACACCCTAATTCAACTTTTCTTTATCCTACAAGCAATTTATTAGACTTAATGACTTGGGATGCAACTGCAAATATGGATTTGATCGATCAACCCCTTTTGATGATCGTAGGAAGCAAAGCCGATACGAAATATATGACCGATGAAGCTTTCCCAAAAGCTACCAATGCAAAGAGCAAAGAACTATTGATTATCGATGGTGCTACTCATATACAAACTTACTGGAAGCCGGAATATGTAAATGAGGCAGTTGCAAAATTACTGGAATTTTATTCTAAAAATTTATAA
- a CDS encoding carboxymuconolactone decarboxylase family protein translates to MKSLKLILTVLLIGTSMFLNTLKAQQMATSNSQLSSKDRNIITISSFTAQGKLTELKDALNSGLDAGLTINEIKEMLVHSYAYCGFPRSIRGLQTFMEVVEERKTKGIKDNLGAEVSPIANKKSKYERGKDILGKLSGTPQADKLSGYSAFAPAIDTFLKEHLFADIFERDVLTYTQRELVTISVITAIGDADPMLRSHLGISLNVGWSPEQLNEFMTMITPTITKEKSTVASMVLKEILKDRISK, encoded by the coding sequence ATGAAAAGTTTAAAATTAATTCTAACCGTATTACTGATAGGAACATCAATGTTTCTCAATACTTTAAAAGCCCAGCAAATGGCAACATCTAATTCACAATTAAGTTCAAAAGACAGAAATATAATTACGATTTCATCTTTTACAGCACAAGGGAAACTAACTGAACTGAAAGATGCCTTAAATTCAGGTCTTGATGCTGGATTGACTATTAATGAAATTAAAGAAATGCTCGTTCATTCTTATGCATATTGTGGTTTTCCCAGAAGTATTCGAGGTTTGCAGACCTTTATGGAAGTCGTTGAAGAGCGAAAAACAAAAGGGATCAAAGATAATTTGGGAGCTGAGGTTTCGCCAATTGCAAATAAGAAAAGTAAATATGAGAGAGGCAAAGACATATTGGGAAAACTTTCCGGAACACCACAAGCCGATAAACTTTCCGGATATTCTGCTTTTGCACCTGCCATCGATACATTTTTAAAAGAACATTTGTTTGCAGACATATTTGAAAGAGATGTGCTGACTTACACCCAAAGAGAATTGGTCACCATTTCAGTAATCACTGCCATTGGCGATGCAGATCCTATGCTTCGATCACATTTAGGAATTTCATTAAATGTGGGTTGGTCACCTGAACAGTTGAATGAATTCATGACAATGATCACTCCCACGATCACTAAAGAAAAATCAACAGTAGCTTCGATGGTTTTAAAAGAGATTTTAAAAGATCGAATATCCAAATAA
- a CDS encoding aldo/keto reductase, whose translation MEKRILGKNKLEVSALGLGCMGLSFGYGKPTEKQDAIQLIRAAYEQGVTFFDTAEVYGPYTNEDLLGEALEPFRKDVVIATKFGFKNAKTDLGMDSRPEIIRAVAEASLKRLKTDVIDLFYQHRVDPNVPIEDVAGTVKELIEEGKVKHFGLSEAGAQTIRKANAIQPVTALQSEYSLFYRDAENEIIPTLEELGIGFVPFSPLGKGFLTGAINETTQFEKDDFRNIVPRFSEENRKANQALVDLLRSIAAEKEATPAQIALSWLLAQKPWIAPIPGTTKLHRLTENLGGASVELTADDLNNIETAAEKIKIVGERYPQHLQKNVGK comes from the coding sequence ATGGAAAAAAGAATATTAGGAAAAAATAAATTGGAAGTATCTGCATTAGGTTTAGGATGTATGGGATTGAGTTTTGGATATGGAAAGCCTACCGAAAAACAGGATGCCATACAATTAATTAGAGCTGCTTATGAACAAGGAGTCACTTTTTTTGACACTGCAGAAGTTTATGGACCTTATACCAATGAAGATTTGCTGGGTGAAGCACTTGAACCATTTAGAAAAGATGTGGTGATTGCTACTAAATTTGGTTTTAAAAACGCTAAAACAGATCTAGGAATGGATAGCCGACCGGAAATAATAAGAGCGGTTGCTGAAGCATCATTGAAAAGACTGAAAACCGACGTCATCGATTTATTTTATCAGCACAGAGTTGACCCAAATGTTCCGATTGAAGATGTTGCAGGAACAGTGAAAGAACTAATAGAAGAAGGGAAAGTAAAACATTTTGGTTTGTCTGAAGCAGGAGCACAAACAATTCGTAAGGCAAATGCCATTCAGCCTGTAACAGCTTTACAAAGTGAATATTCATTATTTTATCGTGATGCTGAAAATGAAATTATACCAACTCTGGAAGAACTCGGAATTGGTTTTGTACCTTTCAGTCCACTCGGTAAAGGTTTTTTAACGGGAGCGATCAATGAAACCACTCAGTTTGAAAAAGATGATTTCAGAAATATTGTACCACGATTTTCAGAAGAAAACCGTAAAGCCAATCAGGCATTGGTAGATCTATTGAGATCAATTGCCGCAGAAAAAGAGGCTACTCCTGCACAGATCGCTTTATCTTGGCTATTGGCGCAAAAACCCTGGATCGCTCCAATTCCTGGAACGACAAAACTACACCGTTTAACAGAAAACCTTGGCGGAGCATCAGTAGAATTAACCGCAGATGATCTGAATAATATTGAAACGGCTGCCGAAAAAATAAAAATTGTAGGAGAGCGCTATCCTCAACATTTACAGAAAAACGTTGGAAAATAA